Proteins from one Bos taurus isolate L1 Dominette 01449 registration number 42190680 breed Hereford chromosome 7, ARS-UCD2.0, whole genome shotgun sequence genomic window:
- the GADD45B gene encoding growth arrest and DNA damage-inducible protein GADD45 beta produces the protein MTLEELVACDNAAQKMQTVSAAVEELLVAAQLQDRLTVGVYESAKLMNVDPDSVVLCLLAIDEEEEDDIALQIHFTLIQSFCCENDIDIVRVSGMQRLAQLLGEPAETQGTTEARDLHCLLVTNPHTDTWKSHGLVEVASYCEESRGNNQWVPYISLQER, from the exons ATGACACTGGAAGAGCTCGTGGCGTGCGACAACGCGGCGCAGAA GATGCAGACGGTGAGCGCCGCGGTGGAGGAGTTGCTGGTGGCCGCGCAGCTCCAGGACCGCCTCACCGTGGGGGTGTACGAGTCGGCCAAGCTGATGAATGT GGATCCCGACAGCGTGGTCCTGTGCCTTCTGGCCATCGACGAGGAAGAGGAGGACGACATCGCCCTGCAGATCCACTTCACGCTTATTCAGTCCTTCTGCTGCGAAAACGACATCGACATCGTGCGGGTGTCGGGGATGCAGCGCTTGGCGCAGCTACTGGGCGAGCCGGCCGAGACCCAGGGCACCACCGAGGCCCGGGACCTGCACTGTCTCCTGGTCACG AACCCTCACACAGACACCTGGAAAAGCCACGGCCTGGTGGAGGTGGCCAGTTACTGCGAAGAAAGTAGGGGGAACAACCAGTGGGTTCCCTACATCTCCCTCCAGGAGCGCTGA